From a single Natronorubrum tibetense GA33 genomic region:
- a CDS encoding fibrillarin-like rRNA/tRNA 2'-O-methyltransferase, producing MSELPDGVERRQFDGTERLATRGEPVYGEPTDGDWRAWNPTRSKLGAMLELGMEIGLGGGETVLYLGAASGTTVSHVADFAGPTYAVEFAARPARDLLEAAESRPRLFPLLKDARKPETYAHIVESDVDVIVQDVATRGQARVALENAQFLDDDGRLLLAVKARSEDVTRDPGEVFDDVRAELEAGYEILESRRLEDYHTDHLGIVARPK from the coding sequence ATGAGTGAGCTCCCCGACGGCGTCGAACGTCGCCAGTTCGACGGCACCGAACGGCTCGCGACCCGCGGTGAACCCGTCTACGGCGAGCCAACGGATGGTGACTGGCGCGCCTGGAACCCGACCCGATCGAAACTCGGCGCGATGCTCGAGCTGGGGATGGAGATCGGCCTCGGAGGCGGCGAGACGGTGCTCTACCTCGGCGCGGCCAGCGGGACGACCGTGAGCCACGTCGCCGACTTCGCCGGGCCGACCTACGCCGTCGAGTTCGCGGCGCGGCCGGCCAGGGATCTGCTCGAGGCCGCCGAGTCGCGACCGCGACTGTTTCCGTTGCTGAAGGACGCCCGAAAGCCCGAGACGTACGCCCATATCGTCGAATCGGATGTCGACGTGATCGTACAGGATGTGGCGACCCGGGGGCAGGCGAGAGTGGCGCTCGAGAACGCACAGTTCCTCGACGACGACGGCCGACTCCTGCTGGCCGTCAAGGCCCGGAGCGAGGACGTGACGCGCGACCCCGGTGAGGTTTTCGACGACGTTCGGGCCGAACTCGAAGCGGGGTACGAGATCCTCGAGTCCCGACGGCTCGAGGACTACCATACCGATCACCTCGGAATCGTCGCACGACCGAAATAG
- the kynU gene encoding kynureninase, which translates to MDSGFDQDRTHGDGVAYARERDAEDPLSSFRDRFDVPGEIYLDGNSLGPISDAAERSLERAVEEWRNMGIGGWTEAERPWFWYGESLGDDLAPLVGANEAEVVVANSTTVNIHTLVGTFLDARGDRPPGILVDELDFPTDHYAIRAQLRQRGYDPDEHLHVVESRDGRTIAEADVVAALDEREVGIVFLPSVLYRSGQRLDIERITAAAHDRNVLAGFDLAHSVGVVPHELSAHGVDFAVWCSYKYLNAGPGAIAGLYVNERHLGTTPALAGWWGHEKETQFEMRERFVPAESAGAWQIGTIPVLSAAPLAGALELVDEAGIGAIRAKSLALTDYLVHLVDEKLGALNCSVGTPREPAERGGHVAIEHPDAERVSQALRDRGIVVDFRPPNVIRVSPAPLYTRFVDVWEFTERLRAVLEDGAYETVDTDGTVS; encoded by the coding sequence ATGGATTCCGGCTTCGATCAGGACCGCACTCACGGCGACGGCGTCGCGTACGCCCGCGAACGGGACGCCGAGGACCCGCTCTCGAGCTTTCGAGACCGGTTCGACGTTCCCGGCGAGATCTATCTGGACGGGAACTCCCTCGGGCCGATCTCCGACGCGGCCGAGCGGTCGCTCGAGCGAGCCGTCGAGGAGTGGCGAAACATGGGTATCGGCGGGTGGACGGAGGCCGAACGGCCCTGGTTCTGGTACGGCGAGTCGCTGGGGGACGACCTCGCGCCGCTGGTCGGTGCCAATGAGGCGGAGGTGGTCGTCGCCAATTCGACGACGGTCAACATCCACACGCTCGTCGGCACGTTCCTGGACGCTCGAGGCGACCGCCCGCCGGGAATTCTGGTCGACGAACTCGACTTCCCGACCGACCACTACGCGATCCGCGCGCAGTTGCGCCAGCGCGGCTACGACCCGGACGAGCACCTCCACGTCGTCGAGAGTCGGGACGGCCGAACGATCGCGGAAGCGGACGTGGTTGCGGCCCTAGACGAACGCGAGGTGGGGATCGTCTTCCTGCCGTCGGTGCTCTACCGGAGCGGCCAGCGACTCGACATCGAGCGCATCACCGCCGCGGCCCACGACCGGAACGTACTCGCCGGGTTCGACCTCGCCCACTCGGTCGGCGTCGTCCCCCACGAGCTTTCGGCACACGGCGTTGACTTCGCGGTCTGGTGCAGTTACAAGTACCTCAACGCCGGTCCGGGCGCTATCGCGGGGCTGTACGTCAACGAGCGCCATCTCGGCACGACCCCGGCGCTGGCGGGCTGGTGGGGACACGAGAAGGAGACGCAGTTCGAGATGCGCGAGCGGTTCGTACCGGCCGAATCGGCCGGCGCGTGGCAGATCGGGACGATCCCGGTACTCAGCGCCGCGCCCCTCGCCGGCGCGCTCGAACTCGTCGACGAGGCCGGGATCGGTGCGATCCGTGCCAAGTCGCTCGCGCTGACCGACTACCTCGTCCACCTCGTCGACGAAAAACTCGGGGCGCTAAACTGTTCGGTCGGGACGCCCCGGGAACCGGCGGAACGGGGTGGTCACGTGGCGATCGAACACCCCGACGCGGAACGGGTCAGTCAGGCCCTCCGCGACCGCGGAATCGTCGTCGACTTCCGCCCGCCGAACGTTATTCGAGTCAGTCCAGCACCGCTGTACACCCGCTTCGTCGACGTCTGGGAGTTCACGGAGCGGCTCCGAGCGGTTCTCGAGGACGGCGCGTACGAGACCGTCGACACCGACGGAACCGTCTCGTGA
- a CDS encoding fatty acid--CoA ligase, with amino-acid sequence MSEHPTIGETLEQTVDRYPDRDAIIYPRKDQRWSYAEFDERVNRLANALLDAGIEKGDRVATVLYNGSEMALTVYACAKIGAVFTPLNFRLPAGEIEYIVNDASAELLLFESATRESVEGARPALETVADYVYIDDDVPEYATGFYELLESGSAERPAVRVAEDDVYAFIYTSGTTGRPKGVVHEHRSMVEHNLICIAEGRMTRDDVGLSVMPLYHCAELHCNLFPRVHRGAASVIHHEFEPQAALEAIDEHDVSLLFCAPTAWNALSMTAAQSDVDVASLRLGLYGAAPMPEQVLENCREHLCEDYLQAYGMTEIGPAGVFQPPEDQLSKQGSAGVAALNHELRVIEPDGDPDQVVADGEIGEILIASPCTMREYWNRPEATERSLREHDGTTWYYTGDLGRFDDDGYLYVVDRKDDMIVSGGENIYPAEVEDVLFSHDAVEEAAVLGEPDDEWGELVVAYVVADGVSAEELDSFVLESDLLADFKRPRAYYFVDDLPKNPSGKIQKFKLREDEADVDPEAESIAS; translated from the coding sequence ATGTCGGAACACCCCACGATCGGAGAGACGCTCGAACAGACGGTCGACCGCTATCCCGACCGCGACGCGATCATCTATCCGCGCAAGGACCAGCGGTGGAGCTACGCGGAGTTCGACGAGCGCGTCAATCGGCTGGCAAACGCACTACTCGACGCGGGGATCGAGAAGGGCGACCGCGTCGCGACGGTGCTGTACAACGGGTCGGAGATGGCGCTCACCGTCTACGCCTGCGCGAAGATCGGGGCCGTCTTCACCCCGCTGAACTTCCGGCTTCCGGCGGGCGAGATCGAGTACATCGTTAACGACGCGTCGGCCGAACTGCTGCTGTTCGAATCGGCGACCAGGGAGTCGGTGGAAGGCGCGCGGCCGGCCCTCGAGACCGTCGCCGACTACGTCTACATCGACGACGACGTTCCCGAGTACGCGACGGGGTTCTACGAGCTACTCGAGTCCGGTTCGGCCGAACGACCAGCTGTCCGCGTCGCGGAGGACGACGTATACGCCTTCATCTACACCTCGGGAACGACGGGGCGTCCGAAGGGCGTGGTGCACGAGCATCGAAGCATGGTCGAGCACAACCTCATCTGTATCGCCGAGGGGCGGATGACTCGCGACGACGTCGGCCTGTCGGTCATGCCGCTGTACCACTGCGCCGAACTCCACTGCAACCTGTTCCCGCGGGTCCACCGCGGCGCGGCGAGCGTGATCCACCACGAGTTCGAACCGCAGGCGGCCCTCGAGGCGATCGACGAACACGACGTGAGCCTCCTGTTTTGCGCGCCGACGGCCTGGAACGCGCTGTCGATGACCGCGGCTCAATCGGATGTCGATGTCGCCTCGCTCCGACTCGGACTCTACGGCGCGGCACCGATGCCCGAGCAGGTCCTCGAGAACTGCCGGGAGCACCTCTGTGAGGACTATCTCCAGGCGTACGGCATGACCGAGATCGGTCCCGCCGGCGTCTTCCAGCCGCCGGAGGACCAGCTCTCGAAGCAGGGCTCCGCTGGCGTGGCCGCGCTCAATCACGAACTGCGCGTGATCGAACCCGACGGGGATCCCGACCAGGTGGTCGCAGACGGTGAGATCGGCGAAATTCTGATCGCCAGCCCGTGTACGATGCGCGAGTACTGGAACCGTCCGGAGGCGACCGAGCGGTCGTTGCGCGAACACGACGGGACGACGTGGTACTACACCGGCGATCTGGGCCGCTTCGACGACGACGGCTACCTCTACGTCGTCGACCGGAAAGACGACATGATCGTCTCCGGCGGCGAGAACATCTACCCGGCCGAAGTCGAGGACGTGCTGTTCTCCCACGACGCGGTCGAGGAGGCGGCCGTCCTCGGCGAACCCGACGACGAGTGGGGCGAACTGGTCGTCGCGTACGTCGTCGCCGACGGCGTCTCAGCCGAGGAGTTGGATTCGTTCGTCCTCGAGAGCGACCTCCTCGCCGATTTCAAACGCCCGCGGGCGTACTACTTCGTCGACGACCTGCCCAAGAACCCCAGCGGAAAGATCCAGAAGTTCAAACTCCGTGAGGACGAGGCGGACGTCGATCCCGAAGCCGAGAGTATCGCGTCCTGA
- a CDS encoding alpha/beta hydrolase produces the protein MDDVATDELDPEFAAVLRDGRVADLPPWHSMSVAEARRVEDEAFSAGDGPPVERVDDRRIDGPAGDVPVRIYWPEPPSENAGDPFPALIFCHGGGWVLGTLDSADDLCREFATRVGAVVISVDYRLAPEHPFPAAVEDAWTALEWTRDESDSLGIDPDRIGVAGTSAGGGLAAAVALRARDRELSLAIQVLCYPILDRNLETPSYREHADAQLLSRADMAWFWDRYLDETADAGDPLAAPLRADSLAGCPPAVIATAGHDVLRSEGVAYADRLQSASVETRHCHYPSLAHGFLSLADEVSRAGTAMGELTSAVEKALL, from the coding sequence ATGGACGATGTGGCGACCGACGAGTTGGACCCGGAGTTCGCCGCGGTGCTCCGGGACGGCCGGGTGGCCGACCTCCCGCCGTGGCACAGCATGTCCGTCGCCGAAGCGCGGCGCGTCGAAGACGAGGCGTTTTCGGCGGGAGACGGGCCGCCCGTCGAACGGGTCGACGACCGGCGTATCGACGGTCCCGCCGGTGACGTGCCGGTGCGAATCTACTGGCCCGAGCCGCCGTCCGAGAATGCTGGCGACCCGTTTCCAGCGCTGATCTTCTGTCACGGCGGCGGCTGGGTCCTCGGAACGCTCGACTCCGCCGACGACCTCTGCCGGGAGTTCGCGACGCGCGTCGGCGCGGTAGTGATCTCGGTCGACTATCGGTTGGCCCCCGAGCACCCGTTCCCCGCGGCCGTCGAAGACGCGTGGACCGCCCTCGAGTGGACGCGCGACGAGTCCGATTCACTCGGTATCGACCCCGACCGCATCGGGGTCGCGGGGACCAGCGCCGGGGGCGGTCTCGCCGCCGCGGTTGCGCTCCGAGCCCGCGACCGAGAGCTGTCCCTGGCCATACAGGTGCTCTGCTATCCGATCCTCGACCGCAATCTCGAGACGCCGTCGTATCGCGAGCACGCCGACGCGCAGCTACTCTCCCGCGCGGACATGGCGTGGTTTTGGGACCGATATCTCGACGAAACGGCAGACGCCGGCGACCCGCTCGCGGCCCCGTTACGAGCCGACTCGCTGGCCGGCTGTCCCCCCGCGGTAATCGCGACTGCCGGTCACGACGTGCTCCGCTCCGAAGGGGTGGCGTACGCCGACCGCCTGCAGTCCGCCAGCGTTGAAACTCGTCACTGTCACTATCCGTCGCTCGCACACGGGTTCCTGAGTCTCGCTGACGAGGTCTCTCGCGCTGGAACTGCGATGGGCGAACTGACCAGTGCGGTCGAGAAGGCGTTGCTGTGA
- a CDS encoding glutamate--cysteine ligase, with amino-acid sequence MERGSRDSFTRMGTLGIEEECFVVDETGRPTSGTDELVYEHDPPEILEGRLDHELFKFVIETQTPLIEEPSDARESLLEIRRALVDHATAYGYQIAAAGLHPLAKWRELEHAEKSRYRSQLDRIQYPQHRNTTAGVHVHVGVDDADKAVWIANELRWYVPIMLALSANSPYWNGFDTGLQSARSKIFEALPNTGMPTYFEDYEAFDRFERRMLETDSIEDRGELWYDVRPHTAHGTVELRTPDGQADPDIVLAFVEYAHALVEDLAAAYEDGASGYARDHRRELLDENKWRAIRHGHEASLVSRDLEGTIDLGELVDRECERLGIDGIGRVYDRESGAQRQRRIREQSGSDALCESVLLQTE; translated from the coding sequence ATGGAACGCGGGTCCCGGGATTCGTTTACGCGCATGGGCACGCTGGGGATCGAGGAGGAGTGTTTCGTTGTCGACGAAACGGGCCGTCCCACGAGCGGCACCGACGAACTCGTCTACGAACACGACCCACCCGAAATTCTCGAGGGCCGACTCGACCACGAACTGTTCAAGTTCGTGATCGAGACGCAGACGCCGCTGATCGAGGAGCCGAGCGACGCCCGCGAGTCGCTGCTCGAGATTCGACGGGCGTTAGTCGATCACGCAACCGCCTACGGCTATCAGATCGCCGCCGCCGGCCTGCATCCGTTGGCGAAGTGGCGCGAACTCGAGCACGCCGAGAAGTCCCGCTATCGCTCCCAACTCGACCGCATCCAGTACCCACAGCACCGAAACACGACCGCGGGCGTCCACGTCCACGTCGGCGTCGACGACGCAGATAAGGCGGTCTGGATCGCCAACGAACTGCGCTGGTACGTGCCGATCATGCTCGCGCTCTCCGCTAATTCGCCGTACTGGAACGGCTTCGATACGGGTCTGCAGTCTGCTCGCTCGAAGATCTTCGAAGCACTGCCGAACACCGGGATGCCGACCTACTTCGAGGACTACGAGGCGTTCGACCGGTTCGAGCGCCGGATGCTCGAGACCGACTCGATCGAGGACCGGGGGGAACTCTGGTACGACGTCCGCCCGCACACGGCCCACGGGACGGTCGAACTGCGCACGCCGGATGGCCAGGCCGACCCGGATATCGTGCTCGCGTTCGTCGAGTACGCCCACGCGCTCGTCGAGGACCTCGCCGCGGCGTACGAGGACGGCGCGTCGGGCTACGCCCGCGATCATCGCCGCGAACTGTTAGACGAGAACAAGTGGCGCGCGATCCGCCACGGCCACGAGGCGTCGCTCGTCAGCCGCGACCTCGAGGGGACGATCGATCTCGGCGAACTCGTCGACCGCGAGTGCGAGCGGCTGGGAATCGACGGTATCGGGCGCGTCTACGACCGCGAGAGCGGCGCCCAGCGACAGCGGCGAATACGCGAGCAGTCCGGTTCTGACGCCCTCTGTGAGTCGGTTTTGCTTCAGACCGAGTGA
- a CDS encoding metal-dependent hydrolase — MMLPTHAVLGLAVAAPLVALRPEIAPVALAGALVGSIVPDLDLYAGHRRTLHYPTGYAILSLPAVAVAVMAPTTATVGIASVLVGATVHCRLDRYGGGLELRPWEGTSERAVYDHVRGRWRRPKRWIRYDGSPEDFLLLASLGVPLLVVLDDPFRIVVAAALVVGAVYAGLRRQLATLAPVVFGYAPDRLERYVPERYRP; from the coding sequence ATGATGCTCCCAACACACGCCGTACTCGGGCTGGCAGTAGCGGCGCCGCTCGTCGCTCTCCGTCCCGAGATCGCGCCAGTTGCGCTCGCGGGCGCCCTCGTCGGGAGTATCGTTCCCGACCTCGATCTGTACGCCGGTCACCGACGGACGCTTCATTATCCGACGGGCTACGCGATCCTCTCACTGCCAGCGGTCGCCGTCGCAGTGATGGCGCCGACGACCGCCACCGTCGGTATCGCGTCCGTGCTCGTCGGTGCCACCGTGCACTGTCGGCTGGACCGGTACGGAGGCGGACTCGAGCTCCGTCCGTGGGAGGGAACGTCAGAGCGTGCGGTGTACGACCACGTCCGAGGTCGCTGGCGGCGGCCGAAACGGTGGATCCGGTACGACGGCTCGCCCGAAGATTTCCTGTTGCTGGCGAGTCTCGGCGTCCCGCTGCTCGTCGTACTCGACGATCCGTTTCGTATCGTCGTGGCCGCCGCGCTCGTCGTCGGTGCCGTCTACGCCGGACTCCGTCGCCAACTGGCGACCCTCGCTCCAGTCGTCTTCGGCTACGCCCCCGACCGACTGGAGCGCTACGTCCCCGAGCGATACCGTCCGTAG
- a CDS encoding NOP5/NOP56 family protein: protein MTDSTSADDGWFAGLEADDRDAAAAAVRDGAANAPRDWPALGLESGFADDEAAYYDALKAATTAATRAEVTEREAADDRQLVHAVRAMDDCTRTANELAERLAEWAGTVDPDAGTGVDYARDLATRETEPEPGQEPLVSLAERVVALADEADDLREYVERQTPIVAPNLSALAGPVLGARLISLAGGLEDLAKKPSGTVQILGAEDALFAHLRGHAPSPKHGIIYTHDAVRGTHPDERGSAARAVAGKLAIAARVDHYSGDVKPELEAELAERIETIQARSDDGSGAGADDGDGAGESDE from the coding sequence ATGACAGACAGCACCTCCGCGGACGACGGCTGGTTCGCGGGTCTCGAGGCGGACGACCGTGACGCGGCTGCGGCCGCGGTTCGCGACGGTGCCGCCAACGCGCCCCGCGACTGGCCGGCCCTCGGCCTCGAGTCCGGGTTCGCCGACGACGAGGCGGCGTACTACGACGCGCTGAAGGCGGCGACGACGGCAGCGACCCGCGCCGAGGTGACCGAACGCGAGGCGGCCGACGACCGCCAGCTCGTCCACGCCGTCCGTGCGATGGACGACTGCACCCGGACGGCGAACGAACTCGCCGAACGGCTCGCCGAGTGGGCCGGAACCGTCGATCCGGACGCCGGGACGGGCGTCGACTACGCCCGCGACCTCGCGACTCGAGAGACAGAACCGGAACCGGGACAGGAACCGCTCGTCTCGCTCGCCGAGCGCGTCGTGGCGCTCGCCGACGAGGCCGACGACCTGCGGGAGTACGTCGAGCGACAGACGCCGATCGTCGCGCCGAACCTCTCCGCGCTCGCCGGACCCGTCCTCGGGGCGCGGCTGATCTCGCTGGCCGGCGGGCTCGAGGATCTCGCGAAGAAACCCAGCGGGACGGTCCAGATCCTCGGCGCTGAGGACGCGTTATTCGCCCACCTTCGCGGGCACGCACCGTCGCCCAAACACGGCATTATCTACACCCACGACGCGGTCCGGGGCACCCACCCCGACGAGCGCGGCTCTGCGGCGCGTGCGGTCGCCGGCAAACTCGCCATCGCCGCCCGCGTCGATCACTACTCGGGCGACGTGAAACCGGAACTCGAGGCCGAACTCGCGGAACGGATCGAGACGATTCAGGCCCGGAGCGACGACGGGAGCGGTGCCGGTGCTGACGACGGCGATGGCGCGGGTGAGTCCGATGAGTGA
- a CDS encoding amino acid permease, with the protein MTGSDEELAKDLGLVSALAIGIGTMIGAGIFVLPGIAAQEAGPAVVISFIIGGMIAMINAFSVSELGTAMPKAGGAYYYINRALGPLFGSISGMGDWIGLAFASAFYAIGFGGYLADLLDGVVVPIPGLGEFALLPTIVLGPLVLSDIQIGAVIAGIVFVGVNYIGAKETGGIQTAIVTLLLGILTVFAIVGFFSFDWGTVTADGSYTPEGAGAILPGAALVFVSYLGYAKIATIGEELKNPGRNLPIAIIGSVGIVMVIYTILVGLLMGLIPHEEFFLETVENAPMTYAAEIVFDYQIPVFGFEIPLLGVGVTSITLAALLATASSANASILASARINFAMGRDKIVTPKLNEIHPKFATPYRSIAVTGGMILVFIIALGETVEILSSAASVLHLVVYALINASLIVFRETNPPEYDPDFEVPFYPLTPIAGFVLSLALIYFMDPLATAISVVFVVFAIAWYFAYARTKTDREGILSDYILSRSEEMPDAAVTAAEAAKPSKDDDYTVVVPVSNPRTESQLLSLASVVAKANGGRVKAVHIVEVPDQTPLQEGSEHMRRIDEESERLMTQVRESTETLDVPVDIRTVVSHRSFEEVFNVARRENADTVVMGWGPGRPWTAGRAERPLDELTHNLPCDFLVLNDRGLEPDRVLVPTAGGPDSDLSAEMARYMRDQLGSEITLLNVVNEGEKDDGEAFLTEWAADRGLEDATIRIDTTGDVEGAIATAARDHTMIIIGATERGLLSRLIGGSLAYSVVNEVECSVLLAERPTERSLWNRLFGSRSDDD; encoded by the coding sequence ATGACCGGAAGCGACGAGGAACTCGCGAAGGACCTCGGACTCGTCTCTGCGCTCGCGATCGGGATCGGGACGATGATCGGTGCGGGTATCTTTGTCCTCCCCGGCATCGCCGCACAGGAAGCCGGCCCGGCGGTTGTCATCTCGTTTATCATTGGCGGGATGATCGCGATGATAAACGCCTTCTCGGTGAGCGAACTCGGCACGGCGATGCCGAAAGCCGGCGGGGCGTACTACTACATCAACCGCGCACTCGGGCCGCTGTTCGGATCGATCTCTGGAATGGGCGATTGGATCGGCCTCGCCTTTGCAAGTGCATTCTACGCCATCGGCTTCGGCGGCTACCTCGCCGACCTGCTCGACGGCGTCGTTGTTCCGATTCCCGGACTCGGTGAGTTCGCACTCCTCCCGACCATTGTGCTCGGCCCGCTCGTCCTCTCGGACATTCAGATCGGGGCGGTAATCGCGGGAATCGTGTTCGTCGGCGTCAACTATATTGGCGCGAAAGAGACCGGCGGCATCCAGACCGCCATCGTCACACTCTTGCTCGGCATTCTCACGGTGTTTGCCATCGTCGGCTTCTTCTCGTTCGACTGGGGAACCGTCACCGCCGACGGCAGCTACACGCCCGAAGGAGCGGGGGCGATTCTTCCGGGTGCGGCGCTCGTCTTCGTCTCCTATCTGGGCTACGCGAAGATCGCGACCATCGGCGAGGAACTCAAGAATCCCGGTCGAAACCTCCCCATCGCGATCATCGGCAGCGTCGGGATCGTGATGGTCATCTATACGATCCTCGTCGGCCTCCTGATGGGACTGATCCCGCACGAGGAGTTCTTCCTCGAGACGGTCGAGAATGCGCCGATGACCTACGCCGCCGAGATCGTCTTCGACTATCAGATACCGGTTTTCGGCTTCGAGATTCCGCTGCTCGGCGTCGGCGTGACGTCGATCACCCTCGCGGCGCTGCTCGCGACTGCCTCGAGTGCGAACGCCTCGATTCTCGCCTCGGCTCGGATCAACTTCGCGATGGGCCGAGACAAGATCGTCACGCCGAAACTCAACGAGATCCACCCGAAGTTCGCGACGCCGTATCGATCGATCGCCGTCACCGGAGGAATGATCCTCGTCTTTATTATCGCTCTCGGGGAGACCGTCGAGATCCTCTCGAGTGCGGCGAGCGTCCTCCATCTGGTCGTCTACGCGCTGATCAACGCCTCGTTGATCGTCTTCCGTGAGACGAACCCGCCGGAGTACGATCCCGACTTCGAAGTCCCGTTCTACCCGCTCACGCCGATCGCCGGCTTCGTTCTCTCGCTTGCGCTGATCTACTTCATGGATCCGCTCGCGACCGCGATCAGCGTGGTCTTCGTCGTCTTCGCGATTGCCTGGTACTTCGCCTACGCGCGAACCAAGACTGACCGCGAGGGCATCCTGAGCGACTACATTCTCTCGCGGTCCGAGGAGATGCCGGACGCCGCCGTCACCGCTGCGGAGGCCGCTAAACCGTCGAAAGACGACGATTATACCGTCGTCGTCCCGGTGTCGAATCCCCGTACTGAATCCCAACTGCTCTCGTTGGCGAGCGTGGTTGCAAAGGCCAACGGCGGCAGGGTCAAGGCGGTCCACATCGTCGAAGTGCCCGACCAGACGCCGCTGCAGGAGGGCTCCGAACACATGCGCCGTATCGACGAGGAATCCGAGCGGCTGATGACCCAGGTTCGCGAGAGTACGGAAACGCTCGACGTTCCCGTCGACATCCGGACGGTCGTCTCCCACCGCTCGTTCGAAGAGGTGTTCAACGTGGCTCGCCGCGAGAACGCCGATACCGTCGTCATGGGCTGGGGTCCTGGCCGACCGTGGACCGCCGGCCGCGCGGAACGGCCGCTCGACGAACTCACGCACAATCTGCCGTGTGACTTCCTCGTCCTGAACGACCGAGGGCTCGAGCCCGACCGCGTGCTCGTGCCGACTGCCGGCGGTCCGGACTCCGATCTCAGCGCCGAGATGGCTCGCTACATGCGCGACCAGCTCGGCTCCGAGATCACGCTGTTGAACGTCGTCAACGAAGGCGAGAAGGACGACGGGGAAGCGTTCCTGACCGAGTGGGCGGCCGACCGCGGCCTCGAAGACGCGACGATCCGTATCGACACCACCGGCGACGTCGAGGGTGCGATCGCGACGGCTGCTCGCGATCACACGATGATCATCATCGGCGCGACCGAGCGCGGACTGCTCTCCCGGCTCATCGGCGGTTCGCTGGCCTACAGCGTCGTCAACGAGGTCGAGTGTTCGGTTCTGCTAGCCGAACGGCCGACGGAACGGTCGCTGTGGAACCGGCTGTTCGGCAGTCGGTCCGACGACGACTGA
- the trkA gene encoding Trk system potassium transporter TrkA, whose protein sequence is MYVLIVGAGQVGKMIASNLADSHDVAVVERDPEVAEEITYSFDVLSVQGDGTELETLREAGLERADLIVACTNSDEANIVVCGTAKSVSDTFTIARVRRRTLLNTWEGSEGAFGVDFMVCTDLLVAQTIFRISGFPQAQDVEMFAGGLVRMAEFDISSDSPLVGQRVEEADQHDSMTFAGVFRGDEMIVARGETVFCADDRIVVIGSPSSVKEFAMATVTDTTSSTDDVVIVGGSEIGFQTAREFEAHGFEPRLVERDHERAREIAEALPNTFVMESDATDTEFLAREHIDEADIVIAALDSDEKNLLVSLLARRVGVDRTVAIIENTEYGDLFETVGIDVAINPREETAEEIVRFTRTDQTEKIAMLEHDRAEVIEVELGPESALTGRQIADSMADLPECVVIGAISRDGELITPRGTTVPRAGDHVVLFVDATVLDEVSSVL, encoded by the coding sequence ATGTACGTACTGATCGTCGGCGCGGGGCAGGTCGGGAAGATGATCGCCTCGAATCTCGCCGACTCGCACGACGTCGCGGTGGTCGAACGCGATCCGGAGGTCGCCGAGGAGATTACCTACTCGTTCGACGTGCTCTCGGTGCAAGGCGACGGGACCGAACTCGAGACCCTCCGAGAGGCCGGTCTCGAGCGAGCGGATCTGATCGTCGCGTGTACCAACAGCGACGAGGCGAACATCGTCGTCTGTGGGACGGCCAAGAGCGTGAGCGATACGTTCACCATCGCCCGCGTCCGCCGTCGCACGCTGTTGAACACGTGGGAGGGATCGGAGGGCGCCTTCGGCGTCGACTTCATGGTCTGTACCGACCTGCTGGTCGCCCAGACGATCTTCCGGATCTCCGGCTTCCCGCAGGCCCAGGACGTCGAGATGTTCGCCGGCGGCCTCGTCAGGATGGCTGAGTTCGATATCAGTTCCGACAGCCCGCTCGTCGGCCAGCGCGTCGAGGAGGCGGATCAGCACGACTCGATGACGTTCGCCGGCGTCTTCCGTGGCGACGAGATGATCGTCGCCCGCGGGGAGACCGTCTTCTGTGCCGACGATCGGATCGTCGTCATCGGGAGTCCAAGTTCGGTCAAAGAGTTTGCGATGGCAACCGTCACGGACACGACCTCGAGTACGGACGACGTGGTCATCGTCGGCGGAAGCGAGATCGGCTTTCAGACCGCCCGGGAGTTCGAGGCCCACGGCTTCGAGCCACGGCTGGTCGAACGCGACCACGAGCGCGCCCGCGAGATCGCCGAGGCGCTCCCCAACACGTTCGTCATGGAGAGCGACGCGACCGATACGGAGTTTCTCGCCCGCGAGCACATCGACGAGGCCGACATCGTGATCGCCGCACTCGACAGCGACGAAAAGAACCTGCTGGTCTCCCTGCTGGCCCGCCGTGTCGGCGTCGACCGAACGGTCGCGATCATCGAGAACACCGAGTACGGCGACCTCTTCGAGACCGTCGGCATCGACGTCGCGATCAACCCCCGCGAGGAGACCGCCGAGGAGATCGTCCGCTTTACCCGGACGGATCAGACCGAGAAGATCGCGATGCTCGAGCACGACCGCGCCGAGGTCATCGAGGTCGAACTCGGGCCGGAAAGCGCGCTGACGGGCCGTCAGATCGCGGATTCGATGGCTGATCTCCCCGAGTGCGTCGTCATCGGGGCGATCTCGCGCGACGGCGAACTCATTACCCCGCGTGGGACGACGGTTCCGCGGGCGGGCGATCACGTCGTACTGTTCGTCGATGCGACGGTGCTCGACGAAGTCTCGTCGGTCTTGTAA